The Lolium rigidum isolate FL_2022 chromosome 1, APGP_CSIRO_Lrig_0.1, whole genome shotgun sequence region CTGAAAACAATGGAAAACTGAAGTTCAAGGAAAAGAAACAAGTATTTTGTGTATGTTTATGCTAGAGCCGATCCAGAATGATGATAGCGTACATATAAAACTCTTATTAGCATGAAAACATTTGTAGTCAAAAGTTCAGTAAGTATAAGTGTTTCTTTCCCTAGCCTTGCCTTCTCCAAACAATGAATACAGGATAAACCTCAGATTCACCAATAATGAAACAGTACACGGTATAAGTTAAGCAGAGTCCAGCTAAGTTACTTTTCTAAACAGTGAGTAACAAAAAGAGAAGATGACATCTCACTTAAAGCCAATTTCTCATTTGTATACAACTCCATTTGTAAATGTGAATCTCACGAGCCATCATGGAAGTAGGAGGGTCTCGTTTGAACAAAAGGTAAATGTTCTGTCCACTATCATGTGCCTCACTTGCCTTTTGGTGCAAAAGAAAAAAGGCTACACCCCAGTTCTCAAAATGTCAGATAAGTAATACGTTTATATCATAATTATCTTgaacatttccaaaatacccttAATCTAATCTATACTCCACGAAGGATAAGGTTTGTTTGTTCAGAGACTGTAGAGCTTGAAAGAATATACATGATTCCAACTGGGAATAAAGGGGACAATTTGCAAGTAGAAAAAGAGCATACCAAGGGCTACGCGGGTTACTTCTTTGGGTGCAAGTCAAGAGCAGCACCGATACCTCAACAATGCGGTACCATAACTCATCATCTGCAGGAATGTTATTGCAGCACGCATCAAGTATTGCATCTTCATACAAACTTAATTCTGTTGCTTTGACATTCTTTGCTATGTGCATGAAGCTAACCATTCCCTGTTCCTGTCaaccatttcaaaaaaaatcagtcAAAATGCCCACTTACGTCGTCTAACATCACAGTAGGGCAAACTGTGTGTAGCTGAATACCATTAAGATTAAGATGGCACTGCTGTACTGCATGGActaattttatcctcaatataGAGAAACCAAAAAGGAACATCATCCGTACCTTAACATCTGGTGACCAATGATCCAATGCAGTCAAAGCACAAGGAATGACCAACCAACAAAGATCCCCAAGCTTCGGATAGTTAACCTGAAACACTCAAAGAAGCAACTGAAGTAAACACCTCTAATACCATAACGTCTGAAACTTACTGAATAATGCTGCTGGTGCTGCCATAAGTTTTATTCAAGCAGGTGTCAAGTTCTCCTGAATAAACTACTTATCTAGGTCATAGAATGAATCAATTGCAAAGAGAAGGATGCTTAGGTAACAATGATGGAGCGCACAAACCTGAGACAACAGCCACCGGAACTGGTGCGCAGCAACGAAAGCGTGCTCCTTGGGCGGCCTGTCGGCGCAAATCATGTCATCCTCAGCGTCCACATCCGTTTCCTTGAGCACGGCCTTCAGCGGCGGCACCGCCTCAGGCATCATCGCCAGCAACATCTCACCGGCATCGCCCCACCCGCCagccgccgccatctcctccatggcgccggccgccgccttcGAGAGCCCCTCCGGGACCCAGTGCAGCGCGGGGGCCTCCGCGGAggccgcgcgggcggcggcgcagaAGAGGAgcaggtccacggcctccttgccTGCCTCGTCTGTTGAGGGGTGTTGAGAGGGGGGCGGGAGGAGGGAGGCGAGGAGGGATttgacggaggtggaggagccctccGGGGGCGCGTAGGGCGCCGCGGCGAGCGAGGAGCGGAGCGGGGAGGCGATGCGGAGGAGGTCCTCGCGGCGGAGCGCCgccgaggctgcggcggcgggtgCCGGCGGAGTCATGGTGGCCTGGGCTGATCGAGTAACGGAACACTTTTGGCCCGGCCCGTTCGAGAACTGATGAGTTCGCAACAACCACTGGGCGCGTCGGCTTTTCTCAAACTTTACTGAATACTAGTacatatgcccgtgcgttgccacggaaaCGATACTAAAATATTTTCTTTGGACACACTGATGCGTTGCATctggaaaaaaaaacaaatttttaggagaaaatcattTATATGACCTAAATCTGTTGAAAAAATCACCTCACATAATCCTAGCATCAGTTTCCCTTTTATTCTAATCATTAATTTTTGTTATGTTTTTGTTTGAGCTGCTCCCATACATTTTTTAATTAGCTATATTTCATTATTTTATACTCTATTTAAATTTATTTCCAAATCTACCTATCACAATCTAGGGGAAATACTCAGATTCACAAATGACTGTAAAAGGTTGAATGCACAGATGAAAAAGATAATAAATAAACAAAAGCACCGATCTACTTAAGATCTTACTACGAATCAGCAGCTTAAAAATTAAACGTGCTGCCTCCAACCAAAagttagcacatataaaacactgaAGACTCAACTTACCAATGCAATACCTAAACCCACAGCACGGAGAGCTCCCCAGACCAAAGCAACCACCCATGAGGCTCCAGTTCAATACTGAACAAGTGTGCTACTCACATTGGCGTGGAGTGCTAATAACATGTCAGTTTATGCAGCAATCAAGCTACATAGAAATTTCATTGA contains the following coding sequences:
- the LOC124661968 gene encoding uncharacterized protein At2g39910-like — its product is MTPPAPAAAASAALRREDLLRIASPLRSSLAAAPYAPPEGSSTSVKSLLASLLPPPSQHPSTDEAGKEAVDLLLFCAAARAASAEAPALHWVPEGLSKAAAGAMEEMAAAGGWGDAGEMLLAMMPEAVPPLKAVLKETDVDAEDDMICADRPPKEHAFVAAHQFRWLLSQVNYPKLGDLCWLVIPCALTALDHWSPDVKEQGMVSFMHIAKNVKATELSLYEDAILDACCNNIPADDELWYRIVEVSVLLLTCTQRSNPRSPWYNKMLAEMLGHLERQPLNKERRVAWLSLIVPVFDAMGLFLLAHFRLLFSLFFQWMHADDDRTVLLVLERTHAVIKLTWIRQSPYISRLVDELVLLYKESATRKSREIMRNHIVGILVLLQKCKGQLFEEAWKKHEVDPDLTLLRSCLKELCTKDSLPEF